The Pirellulales bacterium genome segment TAGTATTCACTTGTCATTGGTCTTTGTTCGCAACTGCGTCGACGAGACATCTTCGCGAAATTCGCTGATAGAGACTTCATCGCACAGTTTTCGCAGCGGCTCGGGCAATTCCAAATCGCGGCAGGATTGAAAAGCTTGATCAACCAAGCGGCCGAACACCAAAAACCGGCAGCCGCGCTGGGCAATGCGAGCGATCGCCAATTCTGTCGCCGACAGATCATTTCCGTAATAGCATGGTTGGCCGATTCGCAGCATAGTGTCTGCCCCTACCACAAAGGTGGCACCGGGAAATAATTGCGATTTTTCCTCGAACGTAGGCGCACAGGTCAGCCACAGCGGTAATTGTTTCTCCGTAAATTGTGCAACCCGCTGTGCAATTTCTGTGTAGTCCAGAGGCGGTTTGTCGACGTTTTCGATCGACAATTCAAACTCCACAGGCAGGCCAAGCCGGGTGGCGGCAATTTCCGCCATCCGTAAATGTCCGGAATGGAGCGGATTGAATGCGCCGGAAAAAATGATGCGGGGAGCTTTATTAGATTCAGCAGTTGCGTTTTGGTGGTTCAGCGGAGGGAGAGGTCCTGTGGCCGTGGAATATGGTTGAACTATCCTTGTTTTTCCCAACAATAAATCTTGCCATTCCTGCGACGCGCTGGCGTGCGTCGATTCAATTTTCTCCTCATTGACCAGCTGTAGCGACAAGCGTTCGGGAATGCCAAATGCTTCGGCAATGCCATTCAGCACTATCTGAACGGTAATCTTTTCCTCATCCCAACGGGCGCGGCAGCCTTTGGTAAGTTCCAACGAATAAGTCGCGGTTACCGCCGCAGTTTGCATGGCAACATGAATCCGGTGTGGCCCACGCTTGGGCCGATCGCTGGCCAAACTGGCCGTGCAAGAAATGCCGACTGGCAAGCCAATTGGATTGGCGCCGGCCGAGATTAATCTATCCGCCGGCAATGTGGGTACATTTTCTGTCCTCAACTGCAAATGCCGGGCGCGTTGAAATGCCGCCATGGCCATCATTCGGGCGGTTCGAGCAGAGCAAAAATGCTCCGGTCGGGCATGCAGAAATTCCACCAGCGAAGCCGCGGAGTACGGAACAATTGCCTCTAATACCGTCCGCGAACCACCGGGCTGTATCAATAAATCGCTAATTGCACCGCTGCCGCCTCCGGTGACCACCAGGACAAGTTGGCCGGGGCCGGCATGGATGCGGCGAATAAGTTCTTCAGTCGACAACGGATTGGGCATAACAGCCTCCGTTGAGATTGTAACACATGGTGCGGCAAGGGGTTGAGCAGCGTCGTTTATCTACGGCCGATGACGAACCCATGCAGACCAACTTAAAAAAACAAAAACTCTTCCAAGATTTCCTGATCATCAGCGAAGAACCCCCATGGCAAGCGAAGTTTCGCCGCTTGCATTCAGCTCTTTTTCTGGAGGGTACTACCATGTTGCGCCGTGTTTTGTTTTGGGGAATCGCTGGAGCCGCAGTGGCCTTTTTGATTTTCGGCAAGCATTTACACAGTTACGTCGGCACGGCAGCCGGTTGGGTTCAAGATTCTGTCAAGCAGGCGGTGCCCATGGAATTTGAAATTGACCGGGCCCGCAACATGGTAAAAGACATCATGCCGGAAATCCGCAAGAACATGCAGATTATTGCTAAGGAAGAGGTGGAAGTGGAGCGGCTGAGCCAGGAAATCGACCAGTTGAGCAAAAAGCAGGAGAAGGACCGCACCGATTTGACTTCACTCCGCGACGACTTGACCAATGGCGGCAGCACGTTCAAATTTGCCGGACGCACTTTTAACGTCGATCAAGTCAAAGGCGACTTGGCAAACCGACTGGAGCGATACAAAACTTCTGACGCCACGCTGGCCAGTTTGCATGCGATGCAAGAGGCTCGCCAGAAGAGCCTGGATGCCGCTCGGCAAAAGCTGGACGAAATGCTCGCTCAGAAACGTCAACTAGAAGTCGACGTGGAAAACTTAGAAGCGCGGTTGAAGATGGTGGAAGTCGCGCAAACGAGCAGCAACTATAACTTTGACAATAGCGAGTTAGGACACTGCAAAGATTTAATCGGCGATTTGCGTACACGAATTGCCGTCGAAGAAAAAATGGTCAATGCGGAAGGATCACTGCAGGGAGAAATTCCTGTCGATCAACCGGCAAATGCCACCGACAACATCGCTCAGCGGGTGACGGAGTATCTCGATGGTCCCGCGACTACGGATCACTCCACCAACGACGTGAAGGTGGCCGAAGTTAGCGTTCATAAGTAGCCGAGAATGCAGGGGCATTGCCGCCAGGAAATGCCTCTGGAGAATTCGTTGGTTGCCACGGTCAATCCATTGTTCTCCGGAGGCAAGCGTGCCGCCGGCTAAAGAAAGGTGTCTTCCTCGATAACTCCGCATCGTATGCTGGCTGTTTGCCCCTGTTCCATTGTTTCGGTTCCGATTACGCTGACATGATACGCCCCTTGAATAGCGACTGGAATCCAGAGCGGCCATTTTGGTGGCCACTGGTCGTACGTTGGAGAGATGCAGTGAACGGGTCGACTAAAATGCCCGATCGTTTGATGTTGTGGGTGGATGCGGTCGGCAGTTATTTGGTCTGCCAGAAAAACGAAGTAGCGTTGGGTCAGCCCGCCACCAGCGGCGCGGCGCCCGATGTGCCCATATTGGGCGATTTGTCACGGCGGCAGGCTGTGATTCGCCGCGAAGGAGAAACCTATACCATTGAAGCCGTACGGCCCGTGAACGTTGACGGAAAAGCTGTGACTAGCACAGCACCGTTATGGGACGGGAGTACGATAGAATTAGGAAGCGCGGTGCGGTTGCGGTTTCGTCGACCACATCCGCTTAGCGCTACGGCCCGGTTGGAGTTTGTCAGTCCGCATCGGACTCAACCTTCAACCAACGGTGTGTTACTGATGGCCGAAGCGTGCATTATGGGTCCAGGGGCCACCAGCCATGTCGTTACACCACAATGGCAGCATGAGATAGTGCTTTTCCGCCAGGCTGAAAAATTGTGTTGCCGC includes the following:
- a CDS encoding FHA domain-containing protein; this translates as MNGSTKMPDRLMLWVDAVGSYLVCQKNEVALGQPATSGAAPDVPILGDLSRRQAVIRREGETYTIEAVRPVNVDGKAVTSTAPLWDGSTIELGSAVRLRFRRPHPLSATARLEFVSPHRTQPSTNGVLLMAEACIMGPGATSHVVTPQWQHEIVLFRQAEKLCCRTSANITVDGTKYTAGRCTLKPGSRVEGEEFAFSLEPLKQSC